The sequence below is a genomic window from Selenomonas ruminantium subsp. lactilytica TAM6421.
CGGTTGCGCTTCACAGCGCAGCCCAATTTCTTGCCAGCAGCAAAACCTACCCGACCTGCAAGCTCTTCCGACTCAAAGACATAGAGGACAAAATACCGGTTAGCCAGGGATCTTCCCTTGCGGTAAACCCTCTGAAAATCATTGCGGCGCTTGAGCATCCGCCGTCTCGGCAATTCAAACATACCTAAATTCACCAAAATCTATCTGAACATATAAATGAAACTAATCAAAGAAAAAGGTCACTACATAAAGTGACCTTGCTCTACAATTTATGCCGAAAGCTTCTTTCTGCCACGCTGGCGTCTTCTCTTCAAAACGAGACGGCCGCCCTTCGTCTTCATACGCTCACGGAAGCCATGGGTCTTCTTTCTCCAGTGGTTGTTCGGCTGAAAAGTCATTTTCATTCGGTATACACCTCCTTAACCTGTTTTTCTTCTGATTTTCTAATTCGTATAGAAGCAAGGCATCAGAAATTCATAATTATGCCCCGGCAAGGGCTCACCCTCGCACTAGGAATCACTGTAAATTATAGCCTAAGGCATGGGCAGTGTCAATATAATATCCACTGTTTTTTAGGTTGAAAA
It includes:
- the rpmH gene encoding 50S ribosomal protein L34 translates to MKMTFQPNNHWRKKTHGFRERMKTKGGRLVLKRRRQRGRKKLSA
- the rnpA gene encoding ribonuclease P protein component, producing MFELPRRRMLKRRNDFQRVYRKGRSLANRYFVLYVFESEELAGRVGFAAGKKLGCAVKRNRVKRLLRESYRLHQQELRPGVALLLVGRQAMLDVKCPVVEKAFISLGRKAGIFKKD